Proteins encoded within one genomic window of Streptomyces sp. NBC_01314:
- a CDS encoding cytochrome P450 encodes MDTEPAVTAAPAGQQRLPEPLGAEFLARPDKTLAEIRETCPVARIRTPAGRPAWLVTRAEDVRAGFLDPRLSLSGGRVPDPGVRRRALDVTLVNYDPPDHTRIRRLATPALTPARMAAHRERIEQAAGELLDAADAARGQGPVELMDAFARPFAFRSLCEVFEVREEERAALYEPVARLADKAGCTAGAVEESVARIDAFVRGEMARRATAPGDDVVSRVLAAWHEQGGATEDEVASLLAMLLLAGFDSTVQAIGMSVVALLGHHDVQDSLRDEPWRIPRAVDELLRWDTPGPFSTKRVALEDVRFGDTVIPAGSGVLLSVAAANHDPRCHADPGTLDPGRSTAGRHLTFGLGPHYCPGSALARLELTVALTGILGRWRRLKPAVPLNELAWGGGYLHRRLAALPVLPCGPA; translated from the coding sequence ATGGACACCGAGCCCGCCGTCACGGCCGCACCGGCAGGACAGCAGCGGCTGCCGGAGCCCCTCGGGGCCGAGTTCCTGGCCCGGCCGGACAAGACGCTGGCCGAGATCCGGGAGACCTGTCCCGTGGCCCGGATCAGGACGCCCGCCGGACGGCCGGCGTGGCTGGTGACCCGCGCCGAGGACGTACGGGCCGGATTCCTGGACCCCCGCCTCTCCTTGAGCGGCGGCCGCGTACCCGACCCCGGCGTGCGCCGGCGCGCCCTGGACGTGACGCTGGTCAACTACGACCCGCCCGACCACACGCGGATCCGCCGCCTGGCGACGCCTGCCCTCACCCCGGCACGCATGGCCGCCCACCGGGAACGCATCGAACAGGCCGCCGGTGAACTCCTCGACGCGGCCGACGCGGCCCGCGGGCAGGGACCGGTGGAGCTGATGGACGCCTTCGCGCGCCCGTTCGCCTTCCGGTCGCTGTGCGAGGTCTTCGAGGTGCGGGAGGAGGAGCGGGCCGCACTGTACGAACCGGTGGCGCGCCTCGCGGACAAGGCGGGCTGTACCGCCGGCGCCGTCGAGGAGAGCGTGGCCCGTATCGACGCCTTCGTCCGCGGCGAGATGGCCCGCCGCGCCACCGCGCCGGGGGACGACGTCGTCTCCCGCGTCCTCGCGGCATGGCACGAACAGGGCGGTGCGACCGAGGACGAGGTCGCCTCCCTCCTGGCGATGCTGCTGCTGGCCGGCTTCGACAGCACGGTGCAGGCGATCGGCATGAGCGTGGTGGCGCTGCTGGGCCACCACGACGTGCAGGACTCCCTGCGGGACGAGCCGTGGCGCATTCCGCGCGCGGTGGACGAGTTGCTGCGCTGGGACACCCCGGGCCCTTTCAGCACCAAGAGGGTGGCGCTGGAGGACGTCCGGTTCGGGGACACGGTCATTCCGGCGGGCAGCGGTGTCCTGCTCTCCGTGGCGGCGGCCAATCACGACCCGCGATGCCACGCCGACCCCGGAACCCTGGACCCGGGCCGCAGTACCGCGGGCCGCCACCTGACCTTCGGTCTGGGTCCGCACTACTGTCCCGGATCGGCGCTGGCCCGCCTGGAACTCACGGTGGCCCTGACCGGCATCCTCGGCCGCTGGCGCCGGCTGAAGCCGGCGGTTCCGCTGAACGAACTGGCGTGGGGCGGCGGTTACCTGCACCGGCGTCTGGCCGCGCTGCCCGTCCTGCCCTGCGGGCCGGCATGA